The following coding sequences are from one Oncorhynchus kisutch isolate 150728-3 linkage group LG23, Okis_V2, whole genome shotgun sequence window:
- the LOC109868536 gene encoding vesicle-associated membrane protein 8 isoform X2 gives MAVYSSQQPASSKLDSVQGQVNEVKVILKDNINKVLERGERLDDLVDKTHDLQATADSFQRTSTRVARKYWWKNAKMMIIIGVIVLIILILIILFATGVIPS, from the exons ATG gctgtctacAGTTCTCAACAGCCAGCCTCCTCTAAGCTGGACTCGGTGCAGGGCCAAGTCAACGAAGTCAAAGTTATACTCAAAGACAACATTAACAAAGtgctggagaggggagagaggttagatGACTTGGTTGACAAGACACATGACCTACAAGCAACC GCAGACTCCTTTCAGAGGACATCCACGCGGGTAGCCCGGAAGTACTGGTGGAAGAACGCCAAGATGATGATCATCATTGGAGTGATAGTTCTGATCATTCTCATCCTCATCATCCTGTTTGCTACTGGTGTCATCCCCAGTTAA
- the LOC109868536 gene encoding vesicle-associated membrane protein 7 isoform X1, with protein MPIVYCCVERSNIILADLALRGGRFQEAALSFLRPLPFGALYRRSIQLDGFRYHILSEDGVSYVCVTELSYESRRAHEFLNQICSFFANSPLIKKAAFAQPYEFSSDLHQVLGQLMAVYSSQQPASSKLDSVQGQVNEVKVILKDNINKVLERGERLDDLVDKTHDLQATADSFQRTSTRVARKYWWKNAKMMIIIGVIVLIILILIILFATGVIPS; from the exons ATGCCAATAGTGTATTGCTGTGTGGAAAGAAGCAACATCATCCTTGCTGATCTTGCGCTCAGAGGTGGAAGGtttcag GAGGCAGCATTGAGTTTTCTGAGACCGCTTCCGTTTGGAGCTCTGTATCGAAGGTCCATACAATTGGATGG GTTCAGATACCACATCCTGTCAGAGGATGGCGTGTCCTACGTCTGTGTCACAGAGCTCAGCTATGAGTCCAGGAGGGCCCATGAATTCCTTAACCAG ATCTGCAGTTTCTTTGCTAACAGCCCCCTGATAAAGAAAGCGGCCTTTGCCCAGCCGTATGAATTCAGCTCTGACCTGCATCAGGTGCTTGGACAGCTGATG gctgtctacAGTTCTCAACAGCCAGCCTCCTCTAAGCTGGACTCGGTGCAGGGCCAAGTCAACGAAGTCAAAGTTATACTCAAAGACAACATTAACAAAGtgctggagaggggagagaggttagatGACTTGGTTGACAAGACACATGACCTACAAGCAACC GCAGACTCCTTTCAGAGGACATCCACGCGGGTAGCCCGGAAGTACTGGTGGAAGAACGCCAAGATGATGATCATCATTGGAGTGATAGTTCTGATCATTCTCATCCTCATCATCCTGTTTGCTACTGGTGTCATCCCCAGTTAA